The genomic window TAGCAATGTGTAAGCAAATAGACAAGATTCATATGCTAGTGGCTGAGTCGGCATATGACTGTTCTCTTTATCCTATTAATCTTTCTTCCGCAGTTTGTATGCTGATCTATTTACAAATGACGCTCGCGCGCTCATAGCCCCCGCCAGATGCTGCCCGTGATCATCAACGGTACTTGGATAAATACACAAATTGTTGGACTTGGTAGCCTGGGAGGAATTTGCTTCCAATTattcctcgtcgtctccaaCTTCTATTCTCTTTATCATTTCTCCGCCCGCCCTTGCTAACTCCAGCAAGATGGCCTGTCGGTTCACCTCGACCATATCAGCTGCcgcatcatcgccatcatctacAGCTACTCTTCGGAAGTTGTATGGCAGTCCAACTCTGAacttttctttcttttgcaaCTTTGGGTTCCAAATAGCCGCCAGAACAGACTCATTTGGCCCGCCTGGGAAGAACACAAGCGTGTCGTCATAAACGCGCTGCCACTCCtgggccaagacggcggcggggtGTGTTCTTATAGGTAGCGGCATCTTGCCGGTGCTCGCATCGAGGTTCTTATACATCGAGTGCTTCCTTGCGCCGGATTCGGTAGCCGCATCGTGCAAGAtgttcttgatggccttggtggaGAGGTGTACCAGTACATCGTAGTCTTGCAGCGACGTTTCGAAGAGGCTTTCGGGCTTGAGGCTGGCTCCCTGGTCGCGAACGAGTTTGcaggcagccttggccaagcGAGTCATTCGGAAGGCGATGAGCTTCGATGGGCCACGGCGCGTGTATCCGAGTCCCGAGTGATCGCTGGAAGTAGCAACAAACATGGCGGAATTGTTCATGTGAGGATCTCGTTTCCTCCAGGAATCGAGCTCCCGGTGCATGGCCGACCGTTCTGCTGCAGAGACTGTCTCCGCGGAATCTACAATTAATGGCTCATCTCGCCAATCCCAcctcgccaagaagaaaagagtgCGCAAGAATCCCGTCATGGGCGATGAAGGCATCACCCAGGGGTATGGCTGAAGAAAGACGTGCAGAACAAAAAGTTCAATAAGCTCATCAGAAAAGTGGCCGCAGAGCTTGTGGCTGGCAAACCAGTGTTTGACGAGGCGAATTGACTGTGATAACGGCTGCAGACGAGTGCAAAAGGTTGCAATGATTTGAGTATGCAGCGGCAGTGTAGCAGAATACCACTTGAGTGTATCGAGAGCTTGTGATGCCTCCTCACGGACATGAGGATCAAGTACCATATTTTGGACTTGGCGCTGCAGTAGCGTCTCTTCGAGGTCACAATATATTCTCAGGCGGAAAGCTGCGCCGTTGTTATATACGATATCTAAATATGCGAGGTTTTCGATGCCAACGTCCCCGTTTTCGCGACCCAGATATGTGACGATTTTGTCGTTAGCTGCTGTTAATCGGCGGTCAAAATCGAGAAGAAATTCAATCTTCGCCTCCTGGATGGCAGTGAGGTTTTCTGGCCATTTGCTGGATGCCTCAAAGTACAGGTTAACGTCCAGTAGCTGAATGGTATTCATGTGAAAGCCAAGCATGGGCAGCTCCAGGGACGAGTAGCGAGCGGACGGTGACACTGCTGATAATTGGCGTATCTGCAGCGGAAGGTCGTCCAAATTACGAATGTCGCTTTCAAACGTCGTAAATGCTCGCCGGGCCGAGTCGAAGGCTTCTTTGTCGAGATGAGACAAGCCAATGAGGGAGGAAAACCTGTCTCCATAGGCAACAATATCTTCATTTGCGATATTGAAATGCCGCTTCAAAGAGTAGCTAGTCAATTCTTCGCAAATTTGAGAAGGGAGCTTGCCATTCCATTCGACGCATTCAAGGATACTCCCATCTTTGAAGCGACGCAGCTCCGCCTTTTCACCCCAAAATTGTCTGAACGCGGCagcctccttttcttcctctgcaGGTGGACCGTACTCCATTTGTCGCGCCATATGAGCGGGATCAAAAATCACACCAACAAGAAGCTTTGTAGCCAGTTTCGCAGGTTGGTCAGAAAGTGACCATGGCTTTATTGATGGTAGCTGTATATGAACAAGTTGGGCACGGTTTCCAAAGGCTTTTTTGAGGACTTGGTGCACCTCTGATCCGAGTTTCCAGGCAATGCTGCTACGATCAGAGGAGTCGGCGTACTTGGAAATATGAGAGTTGTTGATCTCGAATTGCGCGTCGAAAACCTGCAGTGTAATGTCCGTCTTCATGATGAATGTGGGCTCGAATTTTTCAGCACCCTCGTCGGCTAACAAGTCTGAAGTGGACTTTGCATATAGCTGTAGAAGACTAGCGGAGGACGATGTCATCTTGGACAAAATGTTTAGCTCTCGTACGGGGTCGAACATGACAGGGCCGGGTTCTCTGATTAATTTGGCATCGACTTTAGCCGTGTTGAAGGCAAACGGTTTCTTATTAAAGTCTGTTGTCGACAGAAATTGAATACCAGCCTTGAATAGTTCGGTGCTACTCAGGGAGCCCGAAAGAGCAGGCTGTCCATTTCTTCCTCCCATCTGCAACAAAAGGGCTATCAAAATAGCCCATTCAAAATGACCGAAGCCGCCTTGAGAAATAGCGCCGCCAAAGCCTCGTTGTTGGAGCCATATCCTGCCCAAGATACACGCGTCTGGAAAGGCCGGGCATTCGTTCTTTGCGAAAGTCAGTACTCTAAGGTACTGTATAAAGGTCCTCTCGGCGTTGAGAGTGGAGTTATAAAATGGGG from Metarhizium brunneum chromosome 2, complete sequence includes these protein-coding regions:
- the utp22 gene encoding U3 small nucleolar RNA-associated protein 22, giving the protein MESGVKRRKIDRGGSSLRHDGLIDVEARNAALVSSASTFVLQTDELLRKAKLDYSKALKDVDGTLFRLKTIVDSIEPHAPLPIAEATAKFEKQHRITVPYPDPKPRKDTPYKLSYAKPSQCNVVGSYVSRTMVKTQSALGIDMVVEMPVSLFQDKDYLSMRYFYRRAYFIAYIAAHVRNEMRDTMALSFQYLHENPLLPVLVLKPSADGDAMDGTEKTISKSNKKDSNRHGYCIRLIPCAPDNLFPWSKLTPSANCTRLGETQENEEKKRKGNNTSSPFYNSTLNAERTFIQYLRVLTFAKNECPAFPDACILGRIWLQQRGFGGAISQGGFGHFEWAILIALLLQMGGRNGQPALSGSLSSTELFKAGIQFLSTTDFNKKPFAFNTAKVDAKLIREPGPVMFDPVRELNILSKMTSSSASLLQLYAKSTSDLLADEGAEKFEPTFIMKTDITLQVFDAQFEINNSHISKYADSSDRSSIAWKLGSEVHQVLKKAFGNRAQLVHIQLPSIKPWSLSDQPAKLATKLLVGVIFDPAHMARQMEYGPPAEEEKEAAAFRQFWGEKAELRRFKDGSILECVEWNGKLPSQICEELTSYSLKRHFNIANEDIVAYGDRFSSLIGLSHLDKEAFDSARRAFTTFESDIRNLDDLPLQIRQLSAVSPSARYSSLELPMLGFHMNTIQLLDVNLYFEASSKWPENLTAIQEAKIEFLLDFDRRLTAANDKIVTYLGRENGDVGIENLAYLDIVYNNGAAFRLRIYCDLEETLLQRQVQNMVLDPHVREEASQALDTLKWYSATLPLHTQIIATFCTRLQPLSQSIRLVKHWFASHKLCGHFSDELIELFVLHVFLQPYPWVMPSSPMTGFLRTLFFLARWDWRDEPLIVDSAETVSAAERSAMHRELDSWRKRDPHMNNSAMFVATSSDHSGLGYTRRGPSKLIAFRMTRLAKAACKLVRDQGASLKPESLFETSLQDYDVLVHLSTKAIKNILHDAATESGARKHSMYKNLDASTGKMPLPIRTHPAAVLAQEWQRVYDDTLVFFPGGPNESVLAAIWNPKLQKKEKFRVGLPYNFRRVAVDDGDDAAADMVEVNRQAILLELARAGGEMIKRIEVGDDEE